The following are from one region of the Equus asinus isolate D_3611 breed Donkey chromosome 27, EquAss-T2T_v2, whole genome shotgun sequence genome:
- the CLDN22 gene encoding claudin-22, with product MAVVVRTVAQLAGLSLSLLGWVLSCLTNYLPQWKNLNLDLNEMENWTMGLWQTCVIQEEVGMQCKDFDSFLALPAELRGSRILMFLSNGLGLLGLLVSGFGLDCLRIGERQPACKKRLLILGGLLFWTAGITTVVPVSWVAHLIVREFWDETIPEIVPRWEFGEALFLGWFAGFSLLLGGCLLHCAACSTQAPPALGHHAVAEMQYPHQHLEMKNAHLEI from the coding sequence ATGGCTGTAGTAGTTAGAACCGTGGCACAATTAGCTGGACTTTCACTATCTTTGCTGGGATGGGTTTTATCCTGTCTTACAAACTACCTGCCACAATGGAAAAACCTCAACCtggacttaaatgaaatggaaaactggACCATGGGGCTCTGGCAAACGTGCGTCATccaggaggaagtggggatgCAGTGCAAGGACTTTGATTCCTTCCTGGCTTTGCCTGCCGAACTCAGGGGCTCCAGGATTCTCATGTTCCTGTCAAACGGGCTGGGGCTCCTGGGCCTGCTGGTCTCGGGGTTTGGACTGGACTGCTTGAGAATTGGAGAGAGACAGCCAGCCTGCAAGAAGCGACTGCTGATCCTGGGAGGACTTCTGTTCTGGACGGCGGGCATCACGACCGTCGTGCCGGTCTCCTGGGTGGCCCACCTGATCGTCCGGGAGTTCTGGGATGAGACTATCCCAGAGATTGTGCCCAGGTGGGAGTTCGGGGAAGCCCTCTTTCTCGGGTGGTTTGCtggattctctctcctcctaggAGGGTGTCTGCTCCACTGTGCAGCCTGCTCGACCCAAGCTCCTCCAGCCTTGggccaccatgctgtggcagaaatgCAATATCCCCATCAACACCTGGAGATGAAAAACGCCCACCTGGAAATCTAA
- the LOC106830069 gene encoding putative claudin-24, whose product MALVFRVVMQFVGLSLSLLGWVLSIITTYLPYWKNLNLDLNEMENWTMGLWQTCVIQEEVGMQCKDFDSFLALPAELRGSRILMFLSNGLGLLGLLVSGFGLDCLRIGERQPACKKRLLILGGLLFWTAGITTVVPVSWVAHLIVREFWDETIPEIVPRWEFGEALFLGWFAGFSLLLGGCLLHCAACSTPAPPASGHYAVAEMHSPYLENGTADPKV is encoded by the coding sequence GCAATTCGTTGGACTTTCATTATCTTTGCTGGGATGGGTTTTATCCATTATTACAACTTATTTGCCATACTGGAAAAACCTCAACCtggacttaaatgaaatggaaaactggACCATGGGGCTCTGGCAAACGTGCGTCATccaggaggaagtggggatgCAGTGCAAGGACTTTGATTCCTTCCTGGCTTTGCCTGCCGAACTCAGGGGCTCCAGGATTCTCATGTTCCTGTCAAACGGGCTGGGGCTCCTGGGCCTGCTGGTCTCGGGGTTTGGACTGGACTGCTTGAGAATTGGAGAGAGACAGCCAGCCTGCAAGAAGCGACTGCTGATCCTGGGAGGACTTCTGTTCTGGACGGCGGGCATCACGACCGTCGTGCCGGTCTCCTGGGTGGCCCACCTGATCGTCCGGGAGTTCTGGGATGAGACTATCCCAGAGATTGTGCCCAGGTGGGAGTTCGGGGAAGCCCTCTTTCTCGGGTGGTTTGCtggattctctctcctcctaggAGGGTGTCTGCTCCACTGTGCAGCCTGCTCGaccccagctcctccagcctcgGGCCACTATGCAGTGGCAGAAATGCATAGTCCATACCTGGAAAATGGAACTGCAGATCCTAAAGTGTAA